TTATACAAAAAAGAACACTATCCTACATCTATTTTGAAAGATTTGACTAACTTATGACGGATTATTACTGAATTTTAAATTATTGACCAACATTGACCGAACTTTTGATGGATTTAACCTTACTTTTGATCATTGACCTATTTACTTAAAGAGACAGGAAAGGGTCACAAACAAATATCGTTTACAAAACAGAATCAATACATAATGCAAGAAAATTAGAACATTCAAAACAAAAAACAAGTATATTATTTCTTTTTTACAATTTCTGTTCTGcacaaatttataatggaaaaaattGGTTTTATCAACATTTatcaatcaaaattttttttttttttttaaaatatgatGTATATTACATTTATTCATCTATGTGCATTCATCTCTTGCTCCATTCTCTCCTgatcttcaattttttttttccaaaatctTCTGCTTCCTAACTTTACAACCTCTACTGTTATGCCCAACTTCGTTACAGAAACTGCAAGTTCTGTGATTGACGGTTTGTTGTTTGATAGCTTCTTCTCGAACATTTGTAATTCTTTTGCCACAACCTTTACTCCTCAAATTATTAGGGCAATAAACTGACACTTTATCAGGTTTTGGTATACCAACCAAACCCTCAATAAATTCATCTTTACTCAATGTATGATCATTTCCCATTTGCTCTACAGCTTTATCCTTCAACCCTCTAATTGTATCTTTGAGTGAACTTAATTTTTCAGGATCATCCTTATATAGCCCTATCGCATGATCAGTCATTTCATAAATCTCCTTCATTTGAACACCAAACTCTCCGGAAGATCCAACTTGATTagaatcaaaatatgtgtttggatCTTTTAAAGTAATAGCATCAATACACTATCTTTTCATAACATACTTGTTTGGGATTACTTTAACATTTGTCATCCTTAGCAcatataaaatatgtcgacaaaagtAACCTATTCTTTTAAATAATCTACAATCACATGATACTTCTTttaatttttctgaatactttaccACACTAACTGCTGGAATGTATTCATCAAAAGCCAGAGGATTACCAGCTTTATCAAGATTATTTGCTAACCCATTATTTCTAACACTTCTATCCATTACAGTATACTCtgtaaaaccatttttatgatCAACTTGATAATTCATACAATATCTCGATGCAGCTTTGATTTGACCCTGTACTTCACCAAAAATTTTCCTAGTATACAATTGCACAGCATGTTGTTCGATCTCATAATCAGTAACAACTTTAGGGATAGTGTATCGTGAATCGTGATCGTTTTTAGACTGCACTTGTCGTTGAATCTGCATAGCAGTTTCGAAAAAAATGATAAACTCAACTAAGGTTGAACTATTGCTCATCAGTTGTTGAAACATGTGGTTTTCACTCTCAGAATGGGAAGAAGTGCACATTAACCCTGACATATCCCAATATCTAAAATAGGCTGGTATCCATTTTCTCCTAAGTTTAAACATTTCATGTAACCATTCGTTATCTTCTAATTTATAACGAGCCACAATTGAGAATCATCTTTTATCAAAATCATCAGGGCCTAACTTGTCAGTCCAGACAATTTGAGAAATAGAATCTTTAAAACCCACATTTGAAATAGCAGGACCAATCTGATGTATACAAAAAAAAATTATCTAAACGTTAATAAATTACACAAAAAAAAGACTAAAAGTTCTCTTGCATCCAAAATTAAAAAAGATGgtaaaaaattaataattatatatcagATGCATTAACTTGCATCTGATAAAAGAACAAATTTTTCAATTCGAACAATTTTTTAAATTCAAACAGTTTCTTAAATTCGAACAACTTTTAAAATTCTACATTATTTGTATACGAACATTTTTTTAACTTCTACAATAAACTGCTCTTCTGCATTATACATGTTAAAAGAATAATAATTCAATTCGaacaatattttaaattctaacaaTTTTTTATATTCGAACACTTTTTTTATATtcaaataattttttaaaattcttTACCTTCTACAATAAACAGTTCTACATTTTACATGTTAAAAGTATAATATTTCATATTCGAACAAATATTTCATATTCGAACAAATATTAGAACAATTTTGTAAATTTGAACAATTTTAAATGTAGAAAAAATAAGAATGCAGAACATAACAAATGTAGAAATACAATTTGTTCAAATTTATAATCATTCAAGATTATACAAATAATAACACTAACCTATATCTATTTTGATAGATTTGACTGACTTATGACGGAATATTACTGAATTTTCGATTATTGACCAGCGTTGACCAAACTTTTGATGGATTTGACCTAACTATTGACCATTGACCTGTTTATTAAAGAGACAGGAATTATACAAAAAATAACACTATCCTACGTCTATTTTGAAAGATTTGACTAACTTATGACGGATTATTACTGAATTTTAAATTATTGACCGGCATTGACCGAACTTTTGATGGATTTAACCATACTTTTGATCATTCACCTGTGTACTAAAGAGACAGGAAAGGGTCACAAACAGACATCGTTTACAAAACAGAATCAATACATAATGCAAGAAATATGCATTAACTAAAATTTGTAAAATCATGCATTTAATGTGATGTTTATATGGattaattagataaataaaataatGTTGCCTTGTTTGTAATTTTCTCAGTTACATGCCACATACAAAGTTTGTGTCTTGCTTTCTGAAACAGCTTCAATAGCAACTATCATGGAGGGATCTTGATCGGTCAATACTATTTGCGGTTCTTCGGGGAATGCTTTCTTAAAAGCTTCACATAACCACTTATACGAATCCAAATCTTCTTTTGCTAATAATGCAGCACCAAAAGTAACACACTTCTTATGGTTATCAATACCAGTAAATGGTATGAACTTCATATCATATCTGCAACAAACCACAACAAAAAAATAACAATTACATTTATTTTAGTAATGTATAtaataaatgaaaaaataaaagaACAATATAATGATAAAAAAAGTATAAAAACATTACTTGTTTGTTCGATAGGTTGAATCAAATAAAACTACATCTCCAAAAACTTTGTAATTTTCTTTTGAAGCTTGATCAGCCCAAAATGCTCTAGCTAACTCCCACTTATCATTATTGAAAACCGTaaaatattcaaatgaaaagttGTTTAAACTCTTTTTCTTATTTTCTAACAGTTGACCAAACATTTCACCATCTCCCTCTCCTATATACTTAATAACATCTCTTTTCCAAATCTTACAATCAACCTTCGAACATCCAACATCTTCATCACCACCTTTTACTTTCTCCAAAATTCGATAACCTCTACAAGGACCAATCTCAGCTTGATTCAACTTGAATAaaaatgatttttgagaattatttAATCGTTTTTTAGATTTTAAATGTTTTATGTGATGAGGATGAACCAATATACGGTTATGAGCTTTCACAAACTTTTGAATGACAAATTTATTGTATTTATTCAACACAATACCAATAGAAGCAAGACATCCTGTCCTCTGTGATGACctatttcttttcttcttctttttgttATTATCTACTCGAATAGGCAGCGTTTGTTTAACTCTATAACCAACATTATCATCAACAGACGTTAATGTATTAACTTCCCCAAAACAATCCGCATTCATATCAAATATATCATCAGTAGCTTAAACATCCTCAGGTTTATGCAAAATCTCTTGATTAGATCCTTGCTTGCTACATAGAAAATACTTATATCTGACTAGACTATTACCAAATTCATCAAACCCTCTCTTTGATGAAGACTTCCTTACCTCAAACCCACCATTAACTGCATACTCCTTGTAGAAATTATATGCTAAATCTATAGAATCAAAAACCATTCCGATAGCTGGTAAAAGAGATTCGTCTACATTAGGTGTCCACGATTTTATACCAGAAGACGAAATTTCCTCAGAATCAACACAGAAACTTTTGGGTACATAAACACCTGTGAAAAAGTATaaaaaaacataaatataaatataatccaTCAAAAAGATGCATAAAGATGCATCGAAAAAAATATATGTAGAACACAGATTTTATACCTCTAAAAAGTACAAAACACGCATGTAGAACACAGATTTTATACCACATAATTGTAAAAGCATAACAATGACTTACAACAGATACATGTAAATCTATATGCCTAAATGGCTTAGAACATACACATGTACATCACAGATGTAGAACACATATGTACATGTACATCAGAGATGTAGAAACACAGATGTATTAAATGTAGAAAACACTAAATGCATCATGTAGAACACACGTGTTAAAAAAaatagtaaataaaaatgcataCATAACTAGAATGCATAGATGCATCATCTTGCATCTAGTTATGAAAAAAGATATTGCTTCTAGTAGTAGGAATTTCTTAAATAAATAAAGAATGATTTTTAATTAAAACATGTAAACGTACATTCTTCGTCAGTATCATGATGTTCAAAGATCTCGATATGATCAAATTCATCACTGACGTCAGAAAAATGAGATTGTTCATCATCATCGCCGTCGTTAACAACAAAATCATCTTTGACATGAAACTGATCATTACGATGAATCAAGTCATCAACTTAAAAATTTTTATCACCGATCGACATTGTTtccaatcaattttttttttaaaattcagaACAGAGAACTTGAATAATGTAATCAAATGACCTAAAAAAGATAAAGAATGTAAAAACGAAAATCAATTTGAACGATAGAACCCTAATATTGAATCGTAAAAGAATGAACTCGTAGAATTGGGGAAAAACATAGAAACCTAATTTTTGTATTAAACGATATAAACATCAAAGTATATATAGGTTAGACACATGTAAAATGACAAAATTACCCTTTACCGGTAAAATTAGGGAAAAACCAAAATTGTTCGAATCAAACAATTTTTGTTCGTCCGTGATGTTTTTTTTTCGGCCGcgtgagttctcagggttctcaaatacaaaaagttctcatttgatcccatatatatatatatatatatatatatatatatatatatatatatatatatatatatatatatatatatatatcttatcttATCTTATCTTATCTTATCTCTTATCTTATCTTATCTTATCTTACTATTATACATAAAGAACTTTTTCTCAACCACAACTCCACCTTTTGCCACTTGTCAACCTCATAGTGGCTTTAAAGCAAACATCTGGGTTACCTATTTCGTTCGGTTTTTTTAATCCAACCTGAGTTTTTCTTCCAACCTATCTGCCACCTGTCAAGTTGTTTCCAGCAGTCTCTTTATTTACAGCTGCAACCTTCctattacttcttcttcttctaaccttgatatatatatatatatatatatatatatatatatatatatatatatatatatatatatatatcttatcttATCTTATCTTATCTTATCTCTTATCTTATCTTACTATTATACATAAAGAACTTTTTCTCAACCACAACTCCACCTTTTGCCACTTGTCAACCTCATAGTGGCTTTAAAGCAAACATCTGGGTTACCTATTTCGTTCGGTTTTTTTAATCCAACCTGAGTTTTTCTTCCAACCTATCTGCCACCTGTCAAGTTGTTTCCAGCAGTCTCTTTATTTACAGCTGCAACCTTCCTATTACTTCTTCTTCTAACCTTGACACGTCTCTTTCAATTATACGTGTATGTTTCTTTGTGTGACTCAGCTCCACCCTTTATCCAAACCATCGATTTATGATTACTCTTCTTTTATCCGGTTCATTCGTAATTGgagtactattactattattatggaaGGTGAAATCAGGTATTTCTTTTATAACCTCTTTAGTTGTGTTTTCTTTgtatttcatttacctttttagttgtgtgtttatttttttttatgatgatTGTGATCTGATTACTTATTACTGTAAAAACCAAATGTTTATTTAATTATTTGATTTACTTTCTGCCACTTGTCAACCTATCTGCCATCTGTCAAGTTGTTTCCAGCAGTCTCTTTATTTACAGCTGCAACCTTCCTATTACTTCTTCTTCTAACCTTGACACGTCTCTTTCAATTATACGTGTATGTTTCTTTGTGTGACTCAGCTCCACCCTTTATCCAAACCATCAATTTGTGATTACTCTTCTTTTATCCGGTTCATTCGTAATTGgagtactattactattattatggaaGGTGAAATCGGGTATTTCTTTTATAACCTCTTTAGTTGTGTTTTCTTTgtatttcatttacctttttagttgtgtgtttattttttttatgatgattGTGATCTGATTACTGATTACTGTAAAAACCAAATGTTTATTTAATTATTTGATTTACTTTCACGCATTGGGCGTACGTAGCCAATATAGATAGATTATTGAACTTCGAATTCTCGTTCATCATTTTCTTTTCTACTTAAACTGCAGTCTGATATTGTTTTCGAACACACGAGCAGTGGTTCATCGGTCTGAGAAGGGCATGGGTTATGGCGGCGGTTATACAGGTGGTTGGAGGCGGTTAAGGCATCATCAGTGGTGGTTATGGTACTGGCAAATGTAAAAGCTTGTTCTAAATGCATCGAGTATGGTCATAAAGCCGACTAGCTAGCAAAGGTGATCAGGTAGGAGCGGTGGTTGCTATTGTAGAGATGGTAGTTATGGTGGTAGAAGTCAACATGGCGGCGGCAGTCGCTGCAAAATTAGAAAGAAGGTTGTGTACCGATAGAGTTTATATGTAAGTCATACTATATTGGTTTGAAGTTCAAGAAACTTTATTCAAATGTTATTCTCTATATTTGGGAATAAGTTCATGGATATAAGACACAGGGCATGAAAGTGGAAGGTTAATAGTAATTATTCTTGTTTTACACATCATGCGATAGTCTTAAGAGAGTCTGATGTGAGCCGGATAAAACTAAGAAAATATCAAACTTTTCTTTGGAGCATACCAAGATTTTTAAGGAATTGCAATGAGAGGTCAAAAGATCCTGAAGAGATACAATATTAGGTTCTACTGAAAGGTCAAGTATGATAATTGAAGATCAATATTATCAATAATTATGTTACGAATGGTAGAGGATCAGTATGATATAAACTTCACCTACTTACATTTGGAATGGTTAATTAATGTTATCTCCTGAAAAATTACTTTACTCAACTGATGTCTTTTACATACTTCATAAATCCTCTTTACCTTCTGCATGTCACACACAAAAATTTGAAATGAAACAAAATCAATCCCGTGGGCTGTGCGTCACGCACAGCGAAATCtctcctagtatatatatatatcaatggggaagtaaccaatcggggagaagcggggggaagtaaaaaaaattggttttttttttggaattttttttcaaacatcaagatcatacgaaaatatgaacatttaaaaaagacacttcgtgatgaacgttattatttaggcgggaaaacgatcgacaaaaataacattcaagataatattgatcgtgaagaatgttaacgttttttttcatgttttgtgaagtaaaatttagcccgatttagagtttagggtttaggtttagggtttggggttttgggtttagtgaccctaaaccctaaatttctaaaccctaatacctaaaacctcaacatacgctcgaaaaacacgataattgttatatattatttcttcgagcgtttttcgcaaaaataaaaacatttatcacaaagtgtctttattaaatgttcatattttcatccaatctataatgttcgtgaacaaagctttttcaaaaaacgaaaaaaaaaaattgtttcccccgattgattacttcccccttgatactaccactatatatatatatatatatatatatatatatatatatatatatatatatatatatatatatatatatatatatatatatatatatatatatatatatatatatatataataactaaaataaatctTTAATAACGTTTAGCAAGGTTGGCAATGGAGAAAGAACTAACTTTTGAAAAGACATGTGGATTGGTGGATGTAGTTTACAATTCAAATTTGGGAGACTATTCATGTTGGATTCAAATCAAGACGCTACAATCGCTGACATGATGAGCTCGAATTCACCTCATAAAACTCTAATCAGGCATTGGGTTAGATCTTCAAGAAGTTGAGCTCGATCTGAACTAATCAAGCTCATTGACCTTATTTTGACTTAAACTTTTTTTTACGAGAAAGATACATGGGCATGGAAGCTAGACTCGACTGGGATATTCGTTACAAACATTCTGACTTCAATCATCGACGACAAAAATTTTGCAGCAGCTGCAACTAACTCTGAAACAATACGAAACAAATCTTTACCCCAAAAGTTCGATATTTTTATATGGAGAGCAATCATGCAGAAAATAACTACTCGATCAGAACTTGATAAACGTGGAATGGAATTAACACCCTCTTATGCCCACTTTGCGATACAGAGGTCGAAACTGTGGACCATATATTGCTTGCATGCCCGAAAGTTAAAATTATTTGGACTCTACTACTCAAATGGTGGTATTTCAACTCAATCGTCATATCTAATATTGAAGAAGCGTTCGTGAAAAATCAAagcttgaaaaacacctcaatagGAAAGTCCATATGGCAAGTCACTAGTGGGTTTGTGGTTACACGATTTGGAGAAATAGAAGTAGTGAAATCTTCTCGAACAAAGAATGGTCATCTAATAGAATTATCGCGGGCATTCAAACTCGAAGTTTCAATTGGATTTCTAAAAGACTTAAAACTTCATCCATCGAATGGCACCAATGATTGATAAATCCTTCGTTCTATACATCTTTGAATAATTCTTGGATTGACATCAGTGGTGAGTGCACATACATTCatataacaccccagatttttttttaaatacagcggGAGACCTgtttatcatatatataatgtaaaaTCCATTTGAATATAATATACACGTTAACATTTAAAAGTTCGGGTGTTATATTAAACATTAAAACATTTTTTTAATATaaaggacacgacatcagagtttccggctttgtcaaacatatcttccagccttccatcttcaccctgata
This genomic window from Rutidosis leptorrhynchoides isolate AG116_Rl617_1_P2 chromosome 2, CSIRO_AGI_Rlap_v1, whole genome shotgun sequence contains:
- the LOC139889869 gene encoding uncharacterized protein, whose protein sequence is MSGLMCTSSHSESENHMFQQLMSNSSTLVEFIIFFETAMQIQRQVQSKNDHDSRYTIPKVVTDYEIEQHAVQLYTRKIFGEVQGQIKAASRYCMNYQVDHKNGFTEYTVMDRSVRNNGLANNLDKAGNPLAFDEYIPAVSVCIDAITLKDPNTYFDSNQVGSSGEFGVQMKEIYEMTDHAIGLYKDDPEKLSSLKDTIRGLKDKAVEQMGNDHTLSKDEFIEGLVGIPKPDKVSVYCPNNLRSKGCGKRITNVREEAIKQQTVNHRTCSFCNEVGHNSRGCKVRKQKILEKKN
- the LOC139889870 gene encoding protein FAR1-RELATED SEQUENCE 5-like, coding for MNADCFGEVNTLTSVDDNVGYRVKQTLPIRVDNNKKKKKRNRSSQRTGCLASIGIVLNKYNKFVIQKFVKAHNRILVHPHHIKHLKSKKRLNNSQKSFLFKLNQAEIGPCRGYRILEKVKGGDEDVGCSKVDCKIWKRDVIKYIGEGDGEMFGQLLENKKKSLNNFSFEYFTVFNNDKWELARAFWADQASKENYKVFGDVVLFDSTYRTNKYDMKFIPFTGIDNHKKCVTFGAALLAKEDLDSYKWLCEAFKKAFPEEPQIVLTDQDPSMIVAIEAVSESKTQTLYVACQWSIVRSNPSKVWSTLIGPAISNVGFKDSISQIVWTDKLGPDDFDKR